AACACGCTGCCATGCAGCACGTGGGCTTCAGGGACAGGAATTAAAGGGAGATGAATAACAGCGCTTTCCTTTCGCAGTGCAGAAAACAAAGGCTGTGGGATGCCCGTTCAGAGAACACGTTACACTGTCAGTGTAGTTGGCATCGCGAGCGGGATGTGGGAGCAGTAACGGAGCTGAGGGAGCTGCTTAGGACGTGGATGACGTCACGTcccatttcctttttctctttttgctcttttcccAGAAATCAGGGGAGCTGGTTGCTGTGAAGGTGTTTAATAACGCCAGCTACCTCCGGCCCCAGGAGGTCCAGATGAGAGAGTTCGAGATGCTGAGGAAGCTGAACCATAAAAACATTGTTAAATTATTTGCCGTGGAGGAGACCGTAAGTGGGGCCTCAGCTCGGAAACCCGCTGTGCTGACTGGACCAGTGGTGCAGGGGAACTGGTCTGAGCTGTAGAAGGGAAGCAGTGGTCCCGAGctgccttctcctcccacctcccTCTGGCTCCACATCAAGCCTCAGCCCAGTCCCTCAGCACtgaggggcactgggggcactgggctggagcagggacgTGACCTGCGTGTGGCACAGCGGGGACGTTCCCCAACACTGGTTTGTCTGAGCAGGAGAAACCCAGGGACCCACCACCCAAGGGAGGGGGCCTGGtcctgctggggaggggagggcacaGGCTGAGGGCTGCTCCCGCCGCAGGGCAGCAGCAAGCAGAAGGTGCTGGTGATGGAGTACTGCTCCAGAGGCAGCTTGCTGAACATGCTGGAAGACCCAGCGAATGCCTTCGGCTTGGCCGAGTCCGAGTTCCTCATCGTGCTGCAGTGTGTGGGTGAGTTGAGGGGgggctccctgcacccccagcccacgacaggcagctgcctgctgccacgGGCACAGCCCCGGCCGAGAAGCTGCAGGCAAACTGCTCCTGCCCCACACAAAAACGCTGCCTCCCCCCTTGTGCCCAGTGGCAGGGATGAACCATCTCCGTGAGAACGGCGTTGTCCACAGGGACATCAAACCCGGGAACATCATGCGGCTGATGGGGGAGGATGGGCAGAGCATCTACAAGCTGACGGATTTCGGGGCCGCCCGAGAGCTGGATGACGATGAAAAGTTTGTGTCTGTCTATGGGACGGAGGAATATCTCGTGAGTATCCtcctggagcacaggtctgctggggagcggctgggggaactgggggggttcagtctggggaagaggaggctgaggggagacctcctggccctctgcaactccctgccaggagggggcagagaggggggatgagtctctggagccaaggccccagcgccaggccccgagggaatggcctcaagctgcccagggcagggtcaggctggctctgaggaaggatttctgtgcagaaggggctgttgggcgttggaatgggctgcccagggcagggggggagtccccatccctggaggggttgaagagtcgggctgagccagcgctgagggatctggggcagttgggaacggtcagggggagggtcatggttgggctggaggagcttcaggggcttttccaaccgagatgattctgggattctgagcaCAGTGTGGCACCGCTCTGGTGACCCTGGGGGaagctgctccccatccctccatccaaCATCTAGAGAGCAGCATCGACCTGGAGAGTCCAACCTCAAAGCAGCCACATTTTTCAAAGAGGGGGGCTCAGCATTTTTGTGGTAGAGTTCCAGGCGACGTTTTGTTTGGAGGATCCAGCAGTAGGAGAGGCCGAAGCCAGCGGCCAGGTCTCGGTCCCAGCGCCCGAGGCAGCGCcgctctctgctcccccccccgcagcacccggaCATGTACGAGCGCGCGGTCCTGCGCAAGCCGCAGCAGAAAGCGTACGGGGTCACCGTCGACCTCTGGAGCATCGGCGTCACCTTCTACCACGCTGCCACCGGCAGCCTGCCCTTCGTCCCCTTCGGGGGACCCCGCAGGAACAAGGAGATCATGTAGGTGTCGCGTCCAGCGGGGAGGATGGGGGCTGCTGCGTGGGGCTGCGGGGCGACCTGGCCGTGGCTCGGGCACTGTGTGACTACGTGCTGTGGTTTACAACTCGTGTAATCCCGTAGAGCCTAGAAAGTCCCGAAACGGAGCCCGTGGAGAGCGTGTGTGTGCAGTGTGGTAAAGGATCTGTGCTCTGTTTACCACGCTTGCCCTCAGAATGCGTTCTTGTGACTTTGTGGCTaaacagctggaggaggaagCAGGGTTAATGTTTGCTTGAAAGTTTTTCAACTGTTTCTTGAAgtatttttcctctgtgcatttttttcctgtctgtgaatCGTGTCTTTCCCAGCCTGCCCTTTCCCTCTTTGCTGAACCTAAGGGCTCAAACAGAGGCCACTCGGCTCATTTCAGCTGCAAGCAATTTCCTTTCAACAGGTATAAAATTACCACCGAGAAGCCTCCCGGAGCCATCGCGGGGGTGCAGAGGCAGGAGAACGGGAGCATCGAGTGGGGCTACGAGCTGCCCATCACCTGCCGCCTCTCCGCGTGAGTGTCCTGTGCCGGGCTCACGTCCTGGCACCGCGGCTGGAGCTTTTCATCCGCAGATGTCACAGCTCTCAGACCAGGTCTTTGATTTGCAGCCGGGAAAAGGGGGTGGGAGACGGGGCAGCGGCCCCGTGGTACCGGAGCTCGGCTGCAGGAGAGGGGCTGCacccctccccggcccccccggtcACCGCGCTTATGGCTCAGGGTTCTGCTGGTCTGTGCAAAcatctcttctgctgctgcagggggCTGAAGGACCAGCTGATACCCATTTTGGCTAACATCCTGGAGGTGGATCAGGAGAAATGCTGGGGATTCGACCAGTTTTTTGCAGAAACCAATGATATTTTGCACAGGATCGTGGTCGATGTCTTCTCCCTGCAGCAGGCTTCCCTGCATCGCATCTACATCCACTCCTACAACACGTAAGGGTGTCAGGGCCGCGTTAAACGCATATTTGGGAATTGAGCTCAGGGGCCCCAGCCCCTTGATTCAGTAGGTGAACCTGAGGGGAGAGCCCATTCCCTTTGCATCACAGTTAAACCAGGTTAAAACAAACCAGGCTCAAACCAGCCTTTGCTGGGGAGGGCACTAACAGGGAGATGTCAGCTCCTGGCCTGGCACATGGAGAGCCCCAGGGAGGCTGATCGAGGGGTCCCACTGACCTTTTGCTATGCAAAGAGGGCAACAGACTATAAAAACTCACCTCATCGCTTGTTCcctgttcttttgtttctttttcattccagTACCACCAAGTTTTTAGATGCTgtcttcaaacaaacaaatatagCCCCTCACcatcaagaatatttttttgaagGTCATCTGTACGAGTTGGATCCTAATCTGCAAGCTCATAATTTCTGCAAAACCACAGAGCACAACCCTCTGACCTTGCTGAGCACCGCTGAGCAACCAGAAGATGTGGTAGGAGTGAGATACAGAGACCGTGAGTACTGTGGGCTTGGAGATGCATCACGGCACGCAGGGTGGGTGCTGTAAGAGAGATCTGCTTGAATTATTTCCctaatatcacagaatcatcttggttggaaaaagCCTTGTAGAtgatccagcccaaccatgaccctccccctgaccgtccccaactcccccagatccctcagcgctggctcagcccgactcttcaacccccccagggatcccggggactccccccctgccctgggcagcccattccaacgcccaacagccccttctgcacagaaatccttcctcagagccagcctgaccctgccctgggcagcttgaggccattccctcttgtcctaaaTAGACTCCCATGCACAGCAGGTGAAGGGGTTGTGATTCCGGAGCAGGATCGGGAGGTTTGAGGGCCCGTTTTCCCCTGCTGTGCGCTGTCGGTCCGTGGCCACCCGCCACGCTGCCCTTTGCAGGCACTTTGTGCCTTTGTCCACGTTCCCAAAATATCCTGGAGGGCTGCACGAAACCTCCAGCATTGCAGCCACTCCTGAGCCCGACACCCTGAGGGGCTCCGGGGTTTGCTTTGGCGGGGCTGAGCTGTCCCCGTGGGTCCACAGCCGCGGTGTGGGGGCTCCAGGCTCGCTCCCCCCACCATCGTGACCGCTTTCTGTCTTTCCAGCGGCACTCGAGTTTCCAAAGTTTGTCCCCAAGGTGGACATGGTGGCCGACTGCAGCGCAGCCAAGGTAGGTGGGGGGTGTCAGTGCTGCTCAGGGAGAGGGGGGGACCCCCGGCCGTGGGACCGCAGCCTCCGGCAGTGCCCTTTGCTTCGCAGAGCGCGGTGGGGGCCGCACACCAGACCCTGCGCATCGCCCAGGCCCTGCGGCGCTGCCGGGAGCTGCTGGCCAGAGGTCTCCAGTGGGTGATGTGAGTGCCGGAGCCCCCGGGGTGAGGGTGGGGGTGACCCGTCCCCTCCCAGCACCGGCAGATTTGTGTGTTGGGAGTTAAAGCGCTCGGGGGGGGGCGTTTCCAGCCAGTGCCAGGCAGTGCAGGACCAGTGGGTCTGTTGGGATGTGGTCAGGGGGtactgggagggagcacagcgcAACGGCCAGCGTGGTCCCGTGCAAGGGACACGTGTGCCAGGCTGCGAGGGGGCTGGACCTGTAGGAAAATACCCGTTAGTGCCGTGAGGATGCTCCTGTCCCCATTTGTTACTTTTGAGTCACTTTTGTCCGTTTAGGAGATGCTGAGGAAAAGAGCATcaacatcattattattattaccactactactattattattactattatcattCTTATTGCTATTATCACTGTGCATTTTCACTGTCCTACCCATTCCCTTCAGGGCAGGAGCTTCTTGTGCACTAGCAGGACAGTACCCAGAGGGCGAGAGCCCCCCTGCCTGGGAGCTGCACCCCATTTTACGTGCATCCAGCCCCCTGTTTTCTCACGAGCAGACAGAGAGGAGCCACCAGCTCTATCCTGACCCCCCCAGCACGCACGGCTGGCCCCAGGATGGAGGTGGGACTGCCGGGGAGCACAtgttggatgttttttttttctcttttggcagCGGGAACCTGAAAATGGAGTGCCTGAGGATTCTGGAACAGAGACGAGGGGCTGTTTCGGTGCTCGCCTGCCTGCAGCTCACTGAGGTGAAGACCCGCGTGCTGTAAGTGTGGCTTTGCAGCCGCTGGGCTGCGGCAGGCACCAGCGCTGCCCTGAGGCTGCTGCAGATAAGATATGGGACTCTCAAATAATCAGAAATAAGTAAAATTCCAGGAATAAGCTGGTAGCTGGAAGGTAAGAGGCTTTTTAGCTGTATGTGGCAGCTGCGGGAAATGGGCCGCTCgggctttttctccctctttgcttCAGGTTTTAAAAACCAGTCCCTGGTTTCACAGGAGCCCAGGATTAGTCCTCCCTCCCTGGCTCCTGCTTCAGGGTTTTCAGGCTGTTACAGCCCACGAGCCGCAGAGTAAGTGCAGGAAGGAGACGGGGCTGCTGCCGCCAGCTcgtgggaaagggaaaaagagccGCTGCTGCCAGCAGAGTTAAATAACGGGCTGGATGGCATCAGCTGCCAGGTCCCCTCTGGGCTCTGGCCACCatcgccggccccgctcccctcagcctcGGAGAGCCGAGGCGTCGTGCTGGGGTCCCACTGAGCCGGATCCTGCCTGACCCCACCGGCCGGGAGGAGACGCCTCTTGTTTCCACCTTCATCGGCAGCCGAATGTCAGAGAGACCCTGGGCTGTCCTCGGCGCAGCCCGTGCAGCCATCCCACCCGCGCTGCCCCGGGGAAAGCTGGGCCCATTTTATCTGAAGTAACCCACggttattttgcttttctgtcttgctgTTGTTGTAGTGGGAAATTCTTTGCTGCTGCGTCGCTGTTCTTTTATCCTTTTCAATTTAGCAAGTCTCTTCATTTCCacttcatctaaaaaaaaatagGGACACGTGGTTCCCGCTGGCTTCACCCCCATTAGCGGGGGGCTGTAGTGCCAAGGGCACTGATGCTGCAGTTGGATGCTGCTGGTTTCTCCCTCCCTTCCAACACCCTTGGACCAGGCGTTATTTCTGCTGACTCGCCAGCCCGCACCGCTCAGCTTTACGCTCTCGTGCCAGCTGCGGGAGGCAGACATCAGATCTGGCGTAAAGCCGCTGGAGAGGAAGCTAATAATTTTGGAACAAGTTGGACTCAACAGGGCGAGTTTTTACCGCATCAGCATCTTGTGGCTCAGATCCGGTGCCCCGAACGCTGAGTTTCTGGCTGAGCAAacccccgcccggctcccccaGGGGCCGAGGCTGCCTCCACCACCGGATGGGTTTTCTCTGCCCAGGTGACACCCGCCTCTGGCTTATATTCTGCTTcaggaatattaatttttttgacTTTCCTCAGGTTCGAGGCTGTTCCTGCGGGCAGCGGGGTGCTGGCTCTGAAGGAGATGACCACGGTGAAGACCAGGCTGCAGAGGGTGAGCCCCCGCGGGCGGCTCCGTGCGGGCAGCGTTGGCATCAGCCCGCCCCaacctctccctccccacccgcAGGTCGCCGAGGAGCTCTCTCAATGCTCCCACAACATCTTTGACTTTCAAGGGGCGCTGGACGGCGTTTTGTCTGAACTGGTGAAGCACAGGCAACAAGTGCACGAAGACAAAAGGTTGGTAGCGCCAGTTTTACCCAAACCCCCGCCAGCGCTTCGCTGCTCTCAGCCGGATTGAGAGGACGTGGCTGAGCCAGGCACAGCCCCGACTGCAAACGGCTTTTACCAGCCCCGCGCACACACGTGTAGCATCGTGTGACGTCCCTGTGTACAGCCACGGGTGGCAGCTGTGTCCCCTCGTGTCATCGCGCTCAGATTTGACCCCAAAGCGCGAATTTCACCCCAACCTCATACCCCTCCTCTTGCGGGGCCTCACGCCCCCTCCCCTGTCCCCGTTTCAGCATCCGGCAGATCGAGTGCTACCTGGAGAAGATGCAGCTGATCTACAAGCAGTTCAAGAAGGCCAGGACGTGTCTGCGTGAGTGATGGGGACGGTGGCTCTGGGGGCAGGAGGTgcggggctgcagcagggacgtCCCTGTGCTGGCCCGGTggaaaaatgaattatttcagtttGCTGGGTTTAGCAGTTATATAGACACgagccccaggggctgcagccctgAAAAGCCCCTTGAGTGGTCTCTGTGTGTTGTGAAATTGCCCATTTATTGGGTCAGGAACAGGAAAACGTGCAGTGACCAGTGTCTTTCCTCCCCAGGGCTGAGCTACAATGAGGAACAAATCCACAAGCTGGATAAGTAAGTCCCAACCCTCTCCCCTTTCTAGGACCTGCCCTGTGCTGCGGCCAGGCGGGTGGTTGGTTGTTTCTGACTGAGTCCCAAGGGGATGTAAAATGTTCCTCCTGGGTCGCAAATGTTGAGAGAGGGCACTTGGAAGTGGCTTCTGTGATGGTTCATCGATGCAGGACATTTCACAGCAAAATTTTCAAGCTAGGAGCTATTTTGGGTGAAGATGTGAGAAAAACCTCTGTGGACCTGGGGACAGGGAGTTGCTGTTGTGGGCCAAATCCCTGCTTTAGACTGTGGGGATAAACACGTTTTGGGCTATTGCTCACACAGAACTTAGTCTGTGGCTGTTTATTTGCTGAGATGCTGGTTCAGGAAGTGTCTGTGCTTTCAGATCCGCTTAACTTTCAGTGGGAGTAAAGTGTCTGATGGCTTTTGTACCTTGAAAAAATCCTCCTTTTGGTTTCCACTAAAACCAGGGGAATTTAACACGGGCAAGAAATAAAAGGCACGCTTCAATATATACCAGGGATGGTGAAATCTAACAGGCAGCTCCTTTATCTTAATTTATCTTCAGTCTGACCTTGGACATTTGCCTTAATCTCCAAGGCAAAGACTTCTCAGAAGTGCCCCAGGGGTGGGGATGACAGCCCAGCTGGGAGCCCAAAACCTCCCTCTCCTCTTCGTCATAAttagggtttgttttctttataacaCGAATGCAAAATTCATTGCTGAGCATCCAGTCCCTCTTCTTGCATTCAGCAGCTTCAGGTCTCCTGCCACGAGGAATGCGATGTTCATTTTCATACATTTAAGGAAATAAGTGTTCTTaatctctctctattttttttttttttaatgtttttaggGTGAATTTAGGGCATCTGGCCAGGAAGGTCCTGTTGATTTTCCAGGATGACTGTGTCCAGCGGTACCAGGAGGCCCTGACCCTCCACGGCAGCAGGATGAGGTACCAGCCCCTGCCCCGTTCTCCCCCCGGGGTTTCAGGGTTTTGGACCCCAGCAGGGATGGGAGGGGGATTTTCCAGTAACCCGCCAAGGACCAGGGCTTCCGAGCGCCGTCTGCTATTGATCACGTATTGGGATGCGGATGGAGATGATGTTGTTGGCAACTGCTGCTGAGGGACTCGTAAAGGGGTAATAAACCCTTGAAGAAGCAGCTCTGTGTGACTGCTAGAAATCCCGCTGTGTGTGCTGGTTCTTATCCTGTGCCATGTATTTCTGCcctgttgttttaatttttttaattttttaattatttttttttgagttgaAGCAGCTGGTTTCCTCGCTCTCTGATGGGGAGAGGTTATTTCATCAGGACAAAATTGCTATTGAGACAAAGAGATCTGCTTATTAGAAATGATTTTCTGGTAACTGGTGTTTGGGGAATAATGCAAAGAGCAAATTACCTTGCAGTGATTGAGCATAATCCACTGCCTATAACAGCAGCGAAGAGCAGGGGTGAGGGGGAGGCAGTTAGGGGATGTTGCAGAAATTGGATTTTTATTGCAAGGTTGCTTTTAGCGAGGAGCATCCATTCCCCTGGGCTGCCGGTGTGGGCAGAAGGAGAATGATTTTCTATAATGCCTTAGAATTAAACCTGGGTTTTGACCTGGTCCTTAGTTCTTGTGTGGAGTAGCCCTGCGTAGGATTTGCTGGGGGGGATTTTTTTAGGCTAGAAGTTTGTCTCGGGTGCTCAGGAATGCCCTAGGAGCAGCGCGCAGTGTCTGCCTTGTCCCCTGCCTTGTCCCCTGCCTTGtcccccctcccagcctcagcttgTGCAGCCAGAGGTTTCCACGCTGCAAACCCTCACCCACAGGCAGGTTTAAACTTCGGGGACAGAAGCTGTTGCCCAAAGTCGCCTCCCACCGTGTCCCATCACGGGGCAGTGAAATCTCCCCTTGGCTTCGGGGGGGAATTTTGGGTTGTAGAGCCCCACAAAACCCGTGCAGCGTGGGAACCCCGTCTGCACTAAAGCAGGGTTTTTACCTCTGCTAACAGGGCGGAACAAAACCCGCttcgtgttttttttttctggactatttttgtatgtgtttttctGTCCTTAGGGAGAAGGCATCATGAGTCACAAGtggatatttttaatttattgttacTTCAGTTTTAATTGTCCTGTTTTGAGTTTTTTCCTGCTAGCAGCCAGGGTTTGTGGTGTGGTGGCATTTTTTCTGGGGACTGGAGGTGGACCGTTCACCTcaaatattctttctttatttttttaaagccaaaccAAACCTTTTTTTATACAAGTCACGACGCGCCTGCCGGGTGCGTGGCACCTCCGCCCTGGGGCCCCTCACCCTGACAGGAACAGGACAGTTGGCCCCCAAAAACCCCCTGGAGGATTTTTTCCCAaggctgtggggcagagcagggggggTGACACCATCCTGGCCCATCTCAGCCCTGGTGGGCTTTGGGCTTTggtgtcagcagtgctgcctgcagagAGACTGGCCCCAAGGACGTGCTCCAGAGGGAATTTTTCTGACCTTCGTATGCTCCAAATGTGAAAGGAGAACAtgggaaaagaaatgcaaaaccaAGGAGCCTTTTGGAGTAGATGCTCAGTGTCCCCCACAGCTCACAGAGCTCCGGCCTGCTCAGCACAAGTGATGGGCTTGAGCTGCCTCTCACATAAGCAGCACTTCCCCTAATTAATTTGCTATTAGTGTTGTTTGGGTAACCTGGCCCACGGTGGCTattagcagagctgcagccataATTACAACACTGTTGTGACTCGTTTGCTTTCCTTCGGGATTTTTAAATTAGATCCAGAAAGGGTTGCAGCAAGCAAAACGCACAAAAAATATAATGACCCGCCCTGCTGCCGAGCACCGACTGGGAATTCCGTCATCGTTTTTCTTTCTAGGAAAGTTTGTGAGATAAAGAAGCATCTGAAGAGGCTCAGCAACCACATCAGCGCCTGCAGCGTGGAGACGATGGAGTGCCAGGACTGTCTGCAGGGTGTAGGTGTCTGTGGGGGCTCCTGCCTGGGGATGCTGGTGCCCGGCCTCTCCCCGCTCCCAGATAACGCTGGTGCTCCCCAATCCCGGCGCCCGCCGAGTGCCCGAGCACGGGTGTAGGGTACGGAAACACCCGGGTGGTGTTAAACAACTTGCTGCAGTTCTTTGTGGGCGAGCCACACTGGGGAtcttgctttccctccctgcaTGAGCAAGGAACGGGTAAAGCTTTGCCAGCGGCACCCCTGCTCCCGAGGAGGGGCTGGCACGGGGGGATCCGCACCCAAAGACCGGGAGTTGCGGTAGGAGGACAGTGATGCTTCACCTCCAGCTCTCACCTGAGGCACGGCCACGCGGTAGATGGTTCTTTggttattttattctgtttctcctGAAGTGGCTGTGCTGGGTGTGAGTACGTGGGGGTGTTTTGTCCCGGGGTGGGCACACGGGGCTCGGATCGCCGCCAAGAGCCCGCTGCTGGCCAGGGGCTGCCACTTCTCTCCATCTCTGCAGGCTCTGGACAGGTTTCTCCAGACAGAGAAATGGAATTTGGCCCCGATTCCTCCCGCTCCTTCACCCATCCCTCTGAGCCAGGCACGCCAGGAGATGGCTTTTCGGTGAGTCTTTTGGAAGGGGGCGTTGTGGACAGCCCAGCTCTCTGGGGAGAAGCGGGACCTCCCGCTGCTCGTCCTCCGCACGAGCGACAGGGCGAGCGTTGGGGCGAGGGCTCGGTGCCTGCAGGGCCGCGACGGGCTGTGTGAAACCCTTCACCACTGCACACGCCATGGCCCTGCCGGGGGGGAACCCGCCCGGTGACCGCTGGGGTGTCCCTGTTGGTGTCATCCCTGCTCGGTGACCCGTGGGGGTGTCCCTGTTGGTGTCATCCCTGCTCGGTGACCCGTGGGGGTGTCCCTGTTGGTGTCATCCCTGCTTGGTGACCCGTGGGGGGGTCCCTGTTGGTGTCATCCCTGCTCGGTGACCGCTGGGGTGTCCCTGTTGGTGTCATCCCTGCTCGGTGAcctgtgggggggtccctgccagCTCGGCCAGCCCCTCTGCAGGAGGTGTTCCGT
This window of the Athene noctua chromosome 23, bAthNoc1.hap1.1, whole genome shotgun sequence genome carries:
- the IKBKE gene encoding inhibitor of nuclear factor kappa-B kinase subunit epsilon, whose protein sequence is MQSTPNYLWSTEDLLGQGATACVYKARNKKSGELVAVKVFNNASYLRPQEVQMREFEMLRKLNHKNIVKLFAVEETGSSKQKVLVMEYCSRGSLLNMLEDPANAFGLAESEFLIVLQCVVAGMNHLRENGVVHRDIKPGNIMRLMGEDGQSIYKLTDFGAARELDDDEKFVSVYGTEEYLHPDMYERAVLRKPQQKAYGVTVDLWSIGVTFYHAATGSLPFVPFGGPRRNKEIMYKITTEKPPGAIAGVQRQENGSIEWGYELPITCRLSAGLKDQLIPILANILEVDQEKCWGFDQFFAETNDILHRIVVDVFSLQQASLHRIYIHSYNTTTKFLDAVFKQTNIAPHHQEYFFEGHLYELDPNLQAHNFCKTTEHNPLTLLSTAEQPEDVVGVRYRDPALEFPKFVPKVDMVADCSAAKSAVGAAHQTLRIAQALRRCRELLARGLQWVIGNLKMECLRILEQRRGAVSVLACLQLTEVKTRVLFEAVPAGSGVLALKEMTTVKTRLQRVAEELSQCSHNIFDFQGALDGVLSELVKHRQQVHEDKSIRQIECYLEKMQLIYKQFKKARTCLRLSYNEEQIHKLDKVNLGHLARKVLLIFQDDCVQRYQEALTLHGSRMRKVCEIKKHLKRLSNHISACSVETMECQDCLQGALDRFLQTEKWNLAPIPPAPSPIPLSQARQEMAFRMQELLEQMRSVTCDLQFNNSIIERLSGAAPTPGV